The following proteins are encoded in a genomic region of Nicotiana sylvestris chromosome 4, ASM39365v2, whole genome shotgun sequence:
- the LOC104221880 gene encoding uncharacterized protein yields MLQQMREEGWKSLMDEVSLFCAEHDILVPNMEEFYIPGKSKRRPSSVTYSHHLRVELFNTLIDLQLQELKSRFDVVNGNLLLGMASLNPANLFDNFDKERIMTLVKYYPDEFGELKLRDLSHQLDTFIWHMKHGDRRFSDLKGIGDSAKALVEANLVETYSLVYLLVKLTLILPVVTATVERAFSSMKYIKDELRSRIGDAFLNDCLFCYFEKKVFANISNDVIIDRFQSMRTRRVQV; encoded by the coding sequence ATGTTGCAACAAATGAGAGAGGAAGGATGGAAATCATTAATGGATGAAGTCTCTTTGTTTTGTGCTGAACATGACATTTTGGTGCCCAATATGGAAGAATTCTATATTCCTGGAAAGTCAAAGCGTAGGCCTTCTAGTGTTACTTATTCACATCACTTACGTGTTGAGCTTTTTAATACATTGATTGATTTGCAACTTCAGGAGCTTAAAAGTCGTTTTGATGTTGTCAATGGTAACTTGCTTCTTGGTATGGCTAGCTTGAATCCAGCTAATTTGTTTGATAATTTTGATAAGGAAAGAATAATGACATTGGTCAAGTATTATCCTGATGAGTTTGGTGAATTGAAGCTTCGAGATCTTAGTCACCAACTTGACACTTTCATATGGCACATGAAACATGGTGACCGTAGATTCTCGGATTTGAAAGGAATCGGTGATTCGGCAAAAGCGTTGGTTGAAGCAAATCTTGTGGAGACATATTCACTTGTTTATTTACTTGTGAAGTTGACTCTAATTTTACCTGTCGTGACTGCAACGGTAGAAAGAGCATTCTCATCCATGAAGTACATCAAGGATGAATTGCGTAGTCGTATTGGTGATGCATTTTTAAATGATTGTTTATTTTGTTACTTTGAAAAAAAAGTATTTGCAAATATAAGCAATGATGTTATTATTGACCGTTTTCAGAGTATGAGAACGCGTCGAGTTCAAGTATAA